A single region of the Salicibibacter cibi genome encodes:
- a CDS encoding Na/Pi cotransporter family protein: protein MDLQELLFMFFGGLGIFLFGLKYMSDGLTKIAGDRLRELLDRFTSNPIKGVITGIAVTVLLQSSSSTTVLTVGLVNAGFMTLRQAIGVIMGANVGTTATAFIIGIDITEYALPIIFIGTFLIFFFKNRKANNYGQVIFGFGALFLGLSVMGNGVSPLADSPVFEELTIGMSDNPLLGVIIGGAFTVIVQSSTAAIGLLQQLYDANAIGLTAALPVLFGDNIGTTITAVLASIGASVAAKRTALSHVIFNLVGAVIILIFLQPFTAFMAMIEDIFNLGPPMTIAVAHGAFNVANLLIQVSFIGALATIVTKLIPGKDTEIDYKAKHLDPSFIQRAPAIALGQARAEVLRMADYAQQGLHEVNKYIKHHQRKNAEMAGRYEEAINNLDHEITNYLMQISNRSLSTENSYVHTMLLDTIRDIERIGDHFENIMELVDFQMRNKVNISAEAKEDLDEMVSLTLHTLQDAIYALEHHDLEAAKATEKQEEEIDRMERKLRRKHIDRMNDGRCSGSAGVIFVDIVSNLERIGDHSVNIAQAVLNEQ, encoded by the coding sequence TTGGACCTGCAAGAGCTCCTGTTTATGTTTTTCGGGGGGCTGGGGATCTTTTTGTTTGGCCTTAAGTATATGAGTGACGGCCTTACGAAAATCGCCGGTGACCGCTTGCGCGAGTTGTTGGATCGGTTCACTTCTAATCCGATTAAAGGTGTGATTACAGGGATAGCCGTAACGGTCTTGTTACAATCAAGCAGCAGTACGACTGTTCTAACCGTCGGATTGGTCAATGCCGGTTTTATGACATTGCGTCAGGCAATTGGCGTCATAATGGGCGCAAATGTGGGGACGACCGCTACCGCCTTCATTATTGGAATTGACATCACGGAATACGCGTTACCGATTATTTTTATCGGTACATTCCTCATCTTTTTCTTTAAAAACAGAAAAGCAAACAATTATGGGCAAGTGATATTTGGATTTGGCGCTCTGTTTTTGGGCCTTTCCGTCATGGGTAACGGCGTTTCCCCGTTAGCGGACAGTCCGGTATTTGAAGAACTTACCATTGGTATGAGTGATAATCCACTTTTGGGGGTTATTATCGGAGGAGCATTCACGGTTATTGTTCAAAGTTCGACCGCGGCAATCGGCCTGTTACAACAGCTTTATGACGCAAATGCGATCGGTTTAACCGCTGCTCTCCCAGTGTTGTTCGGTGATAATATCGGAACGACAATTACGGCTGTATTGGCCTCCATCGGCGCATCGGTGGCCGCGAAGCGAACGGCGCTCAGCCATGTCATTTTTAATTTGGTAGGCGCAGTAATCATTCTCATCTTTTTACAACCATTTACGGCTTTCATGGCTATGATCGAGGACATTTTTAATCTCGGTCCTCCTATGACCATTGCTGTTGCCCACGGGGCGTTTAACGTCGCGAACTTACTTATTCAAGTATCATTTATCGGGGCCTTGGCAACAATTGTAACGAAGCTTATTCCCGGAAAAGATACAGAAATTGATTATAAGGCAAAGCATTTGGATCCATCTTTTATCCAACGCGCCCCGGCCATCGCACTTGGACAAGCACGGGCGGAAGTGTTGCGCATGGCCGATTATGCGCAACAAGGATTGCATGAAGTCAATAAATACATTAAGCATCATCAGCGTAAAAATGCGGAGATGGCCGGCCGGTATGAAGAAGCGATCAACAATTTGGACCATGAGATCACGAACTATTTAATGCAAATTTCCAATCGATCTTTGTCTACGGAAAACTCTTATGTGCATACGATGCTCTTAGACACGATCCGGGATATTGAAAGAATTGGCGACCATTTTGAAAACATCATGGAACTCGTTGATTTTCAAATGAGAAACAAGGTCAATATCTCGGCGGAAGCGAAAGAAGATCTTGATGAAATGGTGTCCCTTACGCTCCACACGCTTCAAGATGCCATCTATGCCCTTGAACACCATGACTTGGAGGCCGCGAAGGCGACGGAAAAGCAAGAGGAAGAAATTGATAGGATGGAAAGGAAATTGCGCAGAAAACACATTGATCGTATGAATGACGGGCGTTGTTCTGGATCGGCAGGTGTTATCTTTGTCGATATTGTCAGCAATCTGGAGCGCATCGGGGACCATTCCGTTAATATTGCCCAAGCAGTTTTAAATGAGCAATAA
- a CDS encoding DUF456 domain-containing protein, producing the protein MEVLWIGLAFAAYALAIIGVIYPIIPSGPAYILAIVFFGLYVGFGDFGFGFWIGQTLIVALLFGLDFITSYYGITRVGGSKGAVWGSMIGLIIGPFIIPVLGIIIGAVAGAIIGELLAGGHHLKSLGRIGLGSLVGYLAGAVIKFILLFIGLLLAGFSWWI; encoded by the coding sequence ATGGAAGTATTATGGATAGGGTTGGCGTTTGCCGCCTACGCACTTGCAATTATCGGGGTGATCTATCCCATTATCCCAAGCGGTCCCGCCTATATTCTCGCGATAGTTTTCTTCGGATTGTATGTGGGTTTTGGGGACTTTGGATTTGGTTTTTGGATTGGACAGACACTCATTGTTGCCCTCCTTTTTGGGCTTGACTTTATCACGAGTTATTATGGCATCACACGGGTCGGCGGCTCAAAGGGGGCGGTATGGGGAAGCATGATTGGTTTGATCATCGGACCGTTCATTATCCCTGTACTTGGAATTATCATAGGTGCCGTCGCCGGCGCGATCATCGGGGAACTGTTAGCCGGCGGACATCACCTAAAATCACTCGGGCGCATAGGATTAGGTTCATTGGTCGGTTATTTGGCGGGAGCGGTGATCAAGTTTATTTTGCTGTTTATCGGCCTGTTACTTGCTGGTTTTAGCTGGTGGATATGA
- a CDS encoding superoxide dismutase has translation MANYQLPDLPYAANALEPHIDEETMNIHHDKHHNTYVTKLNDALSGHDDLANQSVEDLVTNLDKVPENIRTAVRNNGGGHANHKLFWTILSPNGGGKPSGDLLSAIENKWGSFDQFQEEFTNAALGRFGSGWAWLVVDGKNLAIQDTLNQDSPLTEGKTPVLGIDVWEHAYYLKYQNRRPEYVKAFWNVVNWQEVERRYKEA, from the coding sequence ATGGCTAACTATCAACTTCCGGATCTTCCATATGCAGCAAATGCATTGGAACCGCACATTGATGAAGAAACAATGAACATTCATCATGACAAGCACCATAATACTTATGTAACAAAGTTAAATGATGCGCTTTCCGGTCATGATGACCTCGCCAATCAAAGCGTTGAAGATTTGGTGACGAATTTGGATAAAGTCCCAGAAAATATTCGTACCGCAGTTCGTAACAACGGAGGCGGTCACGCGAACCACAAGCTGTTTTGGACGATTCTTTCTCCGAATGGAGGAGGCAAGCCATCCGGTGACTTGTTGTCCGCGATCGAAAACAAGTGGGGCAGTTTTGATCAGTTCCAAGAGGAATTTACAAACGCCGCACTCGGTCGTTTCGGTTCAGGTTGGGCATGGCTCGTCGTCGATGGCAAAAATTTGGCGATTCAGGACACGTTAAACCAGGATTCTCCCTTAACCGAAGGAAAAACACCGGTTCTTGGCATTGATGTATGGGAGCACGCGTATTACCTTAAATATCAAAACCGTCGTCCGGAATACGTGAAAGCATTCTGGAATGTCGTGAATTGGCAAGAGGTTGAAAGACGTTACAAAGAAGCATAA
- a CDS encoding MFS transporter: MVSAIFKRLLPDNVEATKDFKLLLLIGGLYALSTALSNTFVNVYIWKQSGSITAIALYQLATVLFSPLAFFYAGRLVKRMDRTIVLRIGVVLLALFYFAVLFAGTRVEDVLFLLGLLLGLGFGVYWLAFNVLTFEITSPETRDVFNGYLGLFTSLAGMIGPMTAGIIIAWFPGYSGYQSIFTVSLLFFAAAVVVSFKFKKRSSAGIFRISKVWQRRHEDLDWRRILYAHFFQGLREGVFTFLIVLWVYTATQSELALGTYGFITSAVSFCCYFAVGRFLPVRFRRRSIFIGALLLYVAIFFIVPDPTYPRLIAYGIIISAAYPLIFVPFVSMTYDIIGKAYKAASMRVEYLIVREWFVNGGRAVSIISFLIFIRVLGDKQGILFTLLVFGAGHLFLYLAIRHISPCGGRISDDDYANKSLGDQERQT; encoded by the coding sequence ATGGTTTCCGCGATTTTCAAACGGTTGCTTCCCGATAATGTGGAGGCAACGAAAGATTTTAAACTCTTGCTATTGATCGGGGGTTTGTATGCTTTAAGCACGGCGCTTTCGAATACGTTTGTTAACGTGTACATATGGAAACAATCCGGGAGCATCACGGCAATTGCCCTTTATCAATTGGCGACCGTCCTATTTTCGCCATTGGCGTTCTTTTACGCCGGTCGATTGGTGAAACGCATGGATCGAACGATTGTGTTAAGGATCGGTGTTGTGCTGCTTGCCCTTTTTTATTTTGCCGTTCTTTTTGCCGGAACAAGAGTTGAAGATGTTCTCTTTTTGTTAGGGTTGCTGTTGGGGTTGGGCTTTGGCGTATATTGGCTTGCTTTTAACGTGCTCACATTTGAAATAACGTCGCCGGAGACAAGGGATGTCTTTAACGGTTATCTAGGATTGTTCACATCACTCGCCGGTATGATTGGACCGATGACTGCCGGAATCATTATTGCTTGGTTTCCGGGGTACAGTGGCTATCAGTCTATTTTTACCGTATCGTTGTTGTTTTTTGCAGCAGCGGTGGTTGTCAGTTTTAAATTTAAAAAGCGTTCCTCTGCCGGGATTTTTCGGATCAGCAAAGTTTGGCAGCGGCGCCATGAAGACTTGGATTGGCGCCGCATTCTATATGCCCATTTTTTCCAAGGGTTGCGTGAAGGGGTTTTTACGTTTTTAATCGTTTTGTGGGTCTATACGGCGACGCAAAGTGAATTGGCATTGGGCACCTATGGTTTCATTACGTCAGCCGTTTCATTTTGCTGTTATTTTGCGGTGGGACGGTTTCTGCCCGTTCGTTTTCGCAGGCGTTCGATTTTTATCGGCGCTTTGCTGCTTTACGTTGCCATTTTCTTTATCGTTCCCGATCCAACGTATCCTCGTTTGATTGCTTATGGCATTATCATTTCGGCCGCCTATCCGTTGATATTTGTGCCGTTTGTGTCGATGACGTATGATATTATCGGAAAAGCATACAAGGCAGCTTCAATGCGAGTGGAGTATTTAATTGTGAGGGAGTGGTTCGTTAATGGGGGAAGGGCTGTCTCCATCATTTCTTTTTTGATCTTCATTCGCGTACTGGGAGATAAACAGGGGATTTTGTTTACATTACTTGTGTTTGGCGCAGGACATCTTTTTCTGTATTTGGCGATACGGCACATTAGCCCTTGCGGGGGAAGGATTTCGGACGATGATTACGCCAATAAAAGCCTCGGCGATCAGGAACGCCAAACGTAG
- a CDS encoding penicillin-binding transpeptidase domain-containing protein gives MAREKRKNHIPLRLNILFFAVFILFSILILRLGYIQIVQGEEYESMVNNDGEQTANVDSPRGLMLDRNGNTVVDNELQLTLTYTNRPGNEEEMLEIADRLPEFLDIDEDDIEDINEREWQDYWLQTREEEADQLVSEEEEADLEDDEVYQLQLDRFSAEEAMEAIDADEHETVAIWAEMMGGYNYSPHRVARGIDEEAAHALSELMHELPGIDIMRDSVRMYPYGDSFPTFLGSTGQIPEDELDQYLGEGYERTDIVGTTHLEAEYENVMRGEKAEITTDADGNESTDPGARGNDLVLTIDMALQQEIEDVIDDNIGSESGATFLEDPEAHVVMMEPDTGEILSMASYDEDFGLMENAYAIGSTIKMATVLAGFDSGVIDHGTVFEDTPINLPASPSISSWQNMGAVNDIDAIRRSSNIYMARIAMAMADYELGVSGTDWSGADQAFDILRNHYAQFGLGIETGIDLPREVTGMDGGYESQNLLYMSFGQFDTYTPMQMGQYAATIANGGERMEPTLVREILDPATGDEESGSVVRQHSPEVLNTVDNTDGDFDRMQEGMRQVMQQSGSNGGTAYDDFDDADYNPAGKTGTAQAFDEDGNEGYNQAMVAYAPYDDPEVAIAVLVPVTSTSDEDSGLANSITRDALDAYFDLEEDGAEPDESDDDDEVFRDPEDDLE, from the coding sequence ATGGCAAGAGAAAAACGGAAAAATCATATTCCGTTACGTTTAAATATCCTTTTTTTTGCCGTATTTATTTTATTTTCCATTTTGATCTTACGCCTTGGCTATATTCAAATTGTCCAAGGGGAAGAATATGAATCGATGGTCAATAATGATGGGGAACAGACGGCGAACGTTGATTCGCCGCGAGGATTAATGCTGGATCGCAACGGGAACACGGTTGTCGATAATGAATTGCAACTGACCCTTACCTATACCAATCGCCCGGGCAACGAAGAAGAGATGCTTGAAATTGCCGACCGTTTGCCGGAATTTTTGGATATAGACGAAGATGACATTGAAGATATTAATGAACGGGAATGGCAAGACTATTGGTTGCAAACGAGAGAAGAGGAAGCAGATCAACTGGTGAGCGAAGAGGAAGAAGCAGACTTGGAAGATGATGAAGTCTATCAACTGCAACTTGACAGGTTTTCCGCAGAGGAAGCGATGGAAGCGATCGATGCGGACGAGCATGAGACGGTTGCGATTTGGGCAGAGATGATGGGCGGTTATAATTACTCGCCTCATCGGGTCGCGAGAGGGATTGATGAGGAAGCGGCCCACGCGCTCAGCGAGTTAATGCATGAACTTCCCGGCATTGATATCATGCGGGATTCTGTTCGAATGTATCCTTATGGCGACAGCTTCCCGACCTTTTTGGGGAGTACGGGGCAAATTCCCGAGGATGAGCTCGATCAATATTTGGGTGAAGGTTACGAGCGGACCGATATTGTCGGAACGACTCATTTGGAAGCAGAATATGAAAACGTGATGCGTGGGGAAAAGGCAGAAATAACGACTGATGCCGACGGGAATGAATCAACGGACCCCGGCGCACGGGGTAACGATCTCGTTTTGACGATCGACATGGCCTTGCAACAAGAGATAGAAGATGTGATTGATGATAACATCGGCAGCGAAAGCGGGGCTACTTTTCTCGAAGACCCGGAAGCCCACGTCGTCATGATGGAGCCGGACACCGGCGAAATTCTTAGCATGGCGTCCTATGATGAAGATTTCGGCTTGATGGAGAACGCCTATGCAATCGGGTCCACGATCAAAATGGCGACTGTACTGGCAGGTTTCGATAGCGGCGTCATCGATCACGGCACGGTCTTTGAAGACACGCCTATCAATTTGCCCGCTTCCCCGTCCATATCTTCATGGCAAAATATGGGGGCCGTGAATGATATTGACGCCATCCGCCGCTCGTCAAACATTTATATGGCAAGAATAGCGATGGCGATGGCCGACTATGAACTCGGCGTGAGCGGCACCGACTGGTCTGGGGCTGACCAGGCTTTTGATATTTTGCGCAACCATTACGCCCAATTTGGCCTCGGCATCGAGACGGGGATTGACCTCCCTAGAGAAGTGACGGGCATGGATGGCGGCTACGAATCCCAAAACCTTTTGTACATGAGTTTTGGCCAGTTTGATACGTACACGCCGATGCAAATGGGCCAGTACGCTGCAACCATAGCGAATGGTGGGGAGCGGATGGAGCCAACGCTCGTGAGAGAAATTCTCGATCCCGCGACGGGGGATGAAGAATCCGGATCTGTCGTGCGCCAACATAGCCCCGAAGTGCTGAATACGGTTGACAATACAGATGGGGATTTTGACCGGATGCAAGAAGGCATGAGGCAGGTGATGCAACAATCCGGTTCAAACGGCGGGACCGCGTACGATGACTTCGATGATGCCGATTATAATCCAGCGGGCAAGACAGGAACGGCGCAGGCCTTTGACGAGGATGGGAATGAAGGTTACAATCAGGCAATGGTGGCCTACGCTCCTTACGATGATCCCGAAGTCGCGATCGCTGTGCTTGTTCCAGTCACCTCGACGAGTGATGAGGATTCAGGGTTGGCGAACTCGATCACACGTGATGCCCTGGATGCTTATTTTGACTTGGAAGAGGACGGAGCTGAACCGGACGAATCCGACGACGACGATGAGGTTTTTAGGGATCCGGAAGATGATCTGGAATAA
- the rpmG gene encoding 50S ribosomal protein L33, giving the protein MRVQVTLACTETGDRNYITSKNKRTHPERMELNKFSPRLNRYTLHRETK; this is encoded by the coding sequence ATGCGTGTTCAAGTAACACTTGCGTGTACGGAAACTGGAGACAGAAACTATATCACATCTAAAAATAAACGAACCCATCCGGAGCGTATGGAGCTAAACAAATTTAGTCCGCGGCTTAACCGTTATACGCTTCACCGTGAAACAAAGTAA
- a CDS encoding 5-formyltetrahydrofolate cyclo-ligase, whose amino-acid sequence MHKQEVRTYVREQFSMLTSGEREQRGRKLHEELYCQLFWKQAKIVAVTVATYREVPTIPIIEKAWREGKTVVVPKVARERHTLDFYALTSFLQLEENRGLPEPVPSKCEQITKENIDVVIVPGLAFDQAGYRIGFGGGYYDRYLEHYQGKTAALAFSFQLFPTLPTEAHDIPVHHVVTEKT is encoded by the coding sequence ATGCATAAGCAAGAGGTTCGCACGTATGTACGAGAACAGTTCTCCATGCTAACAAGCGGGGAGCGGGAGCAGCGTGGTCGGAAGTTGCATGAAGAATTGTATTGCCAGTTGTTCTGGAAACAAGCGAAAATCGTTGCCGTAACCGTTGCTACATATCGGGAAGTGCCAACAATACCAATAATAGAGAAAGCTTGGCGCGAAGGGAAAACGGTCGTTGTGCCCAAAGTAGCCCGCGAGCGCCATACGTTGGATTTTTATGCGCTTACGTCGTTTTTGCAGTTGGAGGAAAACCGTGGACTGCCGGAACCTGTGCCTTCCAAATGTGAGCAAATCACAAAGGAAAACATCGACGTCGTGATCGTGCCGGGATTGGCATTTGATCAGGCAGGATATCGCATCGGATTTGGCGGCGGCTACTATGATCGGTACCTCGAACATTATCAAGGAAAGACTGCCGCTCTCGCCTTTTCTTTTCAACTTTTTCCCACTTTGCCGACTGAGGCACATGATATTCCCGTTCATCATGTAGTAACGGAGAAAACATAA
- a CDS encoding DUF92 domain-containing protein: MVVLLLIAVVLIAYLAYRHQTLTVGGAWTAFLVGAGIAVSFSYEGLIILALFFIGSTIFGRLPARTFEREQEMRTAGQVFANGGVAALLAISALLFADDELVRMMFISSLAAANSDTWATEGGKRWGGRPYHIRMNNRTATGRSGAISPIGTLFAFLGSGLIAIFGSLLLLNGDWMVLILIAGFAGAIADTVMGAYLQEERLCGYCNTLTEEKSHCGHNTRIIRGVPGFDNNKVNTACTIVSPIVVLIIFLLV, encoded by the coding sequence ATGGTCGTTCTCCTTCTCATAGCTGTTGTCCTTATCGCTTATTTGGCCTATCGGCATCAAACGCTGACCGTTGGCGGTGCATGGACGGCTTTTCTTGTCGGTGCGGGAATTGCCGTATCTTTTTCTTACGAGGGGCTCATCATCTTGGCGTTATTTTTTATCGGCAGTACAATTTTCGGCCGATTACCTGCGCGTACGTTTGAACGGGAGCAGGAAATGCGTACAGCCGGGCAAGTGTTCGCCAATGGCGGAGTCGCGGCTCTTCTTGCTATCTCGGCGCTGCTGTTTGCGGACGATGAACTTGTCCGTATGATGTTCATCAGCTCGCTCGCGGCTGCCAACAGTGACACTTGGGCTACGGAAGGTGGCAAGCGCTGGGGCGGACGCCCTTACCATATTAGGATGAATAACCGTACGGCCACCGGCCGGTCAGGAGCGATTTCTCCAATCGGTACGTTGTTTGCTTTTCTCGGAAGTGGCCTTATCGCAATCTTCGGAAGCCTCCTGCTTTTGAATGGAGATTGGATGGTTTTGATATTGATCGCCGGTTTTGCAGGAGCGATAGCAGATACTGTTATGGGCGCGTATCTTCAGGAAGAGCGCCTATGCGGGTATTGCAACACCCTTACGGAAGAAAAAAGCCATTGCGGCCATAACACCCGAATCATCCGGGGCGTTCCGGGATTTGACAATAATAAGGTGAACACTGCGTGTACCATTGTGTCGCCAATTGTTGTCCTGATTATTTTTCTCCTCGTATAG
- a CDS encoding rhomboid family intramembrane serine protease, protein MEVRDQDVLFWELAHHLVAKNGFQAVHVTNDRKQLWLEKETDKEQFLISLSKIDMAWSRGLDQLMKDNAREFQSIKRGSPRKNTVYHNVYITSMAPADDWKSKTSEIIYTDAARRKPMQTWLFAASIGAQHGDDIEKFLGWLHADDNWPSKEEMLQDDDDLRGQKTANQRQRIVRNIEREQEEAVKVFTYGKSRFTYILLALILMVFVWMEAVADSTDMLALIEFGAKYNPFIDDGEWWRIFTSMFLHIGIFHLFMNSLALLFLGTAVERIFGTTRFIWIYMVAGIVGSTASYAFTEQVSAGASGAIFGCFGALVFFGINHRRLFFRTIGRSVIVILLINVIFGTVVPMVDNGAHMGGLVGGFLAAATVGMPDKTYKLRQLCVVPAIAALIAILFAYGYYGEGNDSAEPIVEIQLAQELMEEEAYDEAYETMASVIERAEMPEAYFMIGNAAFGREDYEEAEGFYQEALAENADFHEAAYNLALVYGEMGEDEQALEYAERALELEPDNEQYEELLEELQGT, encoded by the coding sequence ATGGAGGTTAGAGATCAAGATGTGCTCTTTTGGGAGCTCGCGCATCATCTCGTAGCGAAAAATGGATTCCAAGCCGTTCATGTGACGAATGATCGAAAACAACTATGGTTAGAAAAGGAAACGGACAAGGAACAGTTCTTGATATCCCTTTCCAAAATTGATATGGCTTGGAGTCGGGGACTTGACCAATTAATGAAGGATAACGCCCGTGAGTTCCAGTCGATTAAAAGGGGCTCTCCCCGTAAAAACACGGTCTATCATAATGTGTACATCACTTCGATGGCACCTGCAGACGATTGGAAAAGCAAAACGAGTGAAATTATTTATACAGATGCGGCGAGACGCAAGCCGATGCAAACGTGGCTTTTTGCCGCATCGATCGGTGCTCAGCACGGGGATGACATCGAAAAGTTTTTGGGTTGGTTGCATGCGGATGATAATTGGCCGAGCAAAGAAGAAATGCTCCAAGATGATGACGATTTGCGTGGCCAAAAGACGGCAAATCAACGACAACGCATTGTAAGAAATATTGAACGAGAGCAAGAGGAAGCCGTCAAGGTTTTTACATATGGGAAGTCTCGTTTCACCTATATCTTGCTCGCATTGATTTTAATGGTTTTTGTCTGGATGGAAGCGGTCGCAGACTCGACGGATATGTTGGCGCTAATCGAATTTGGCGCAAAATACAATCCATTCATCGATGATGGCGAGTGGTGGCGTATTTTTACGTCGATGTTTCTGCATATCGGCATCTTTCACTTATTTATGAATTCATTGGCGCTTCTTTTTCTGGGAACGGCAGTCGAACGTATTTTTGGAACAACACGGTTTATTTGGATCTACATGGTTGCCGGCATCGTTGGCTCGACGGCCAGTTATGCGTTCACCGAACAAGTTTCAGCGGGGGCATCAGGCGCGATTTTTGGCTGTTTCGGTGCGCTGGTTTTCTTCGGGATCAATCACCGCCGTCTTTTTTTCCGAACGATCGGAAGAAGTGTCATTGTCATTCTGTTGATTAATGTTATTTTCGGGACGGTCGTTCCAATGGTTGACAACGGTGCCCACATGGGAGGTTTAGTCGGAGGATTTCTTGCTGCCGCAACGGTGGGCATGCCTGATAAGACGTACAAATTAAGACAGCTCTGCGTGGTTCCCGCGATTGCCGCCCTTATCGCAATTTTATTCGCCTACGGCTATTATGGCGAGGGGAACGATTCGGCGGAACCGATCGTAGAAATTCAACTGGCCCAGGAGCTCATGGAAGAAGAAGCGTATGATGAAGCCTATGAAACGATGGCAAGTGTGATCGAGAGGGCGGAAATGCCCGAGGCATATTTCATGATCGGCAATGCAGCGTTTGGACGCGAGGATTATGAGGAAGCCGAAGGTTTTTATCAAGAAGCATTGGCCGAGAATGCGGATTTTCACGAGGCTGCCTATAATCTTGCGCTTGTATACGGAGAAATGGGAGAAGATGAACAGGCGCTTGAATACGCGGAACGCGCCCTTGAATTAGAACCCGATAATGAACAATACGAAGAGTTGCTGGAAGAACTTCAGGGGACTTGA
- a CDS encoding YqgQ family protein: MKIDSIHDIRKLLLSYHSVIYTRDPEADIILMEEELSMLKEARLLEAKDYYACKFVLQAEQRMLEQNNRK, translated from the coding sequence ATGAAAATTGATTCAATCCATGATATACGCAAACTGTTGTTAAGCTATCATTCGGTCATCTACACAAGAGATCCGGAAGCGGATATTATCCTGATGGAAGAAGAATTGTCGATGTTAAAAGAAGCGCGGCTATTGGAAGCGAAGGACTATTATGCATGCAAATTTGTTTTGCAAGCGGAGCAACGAATGTTGGAACAAAACAATCGCAAATAG
- a CDS encoding ROK family protein translates to MASYIVGADVGDTTTKFGLLTNKGECRDQRKIPTDKENGGNGFPPQIIVGIEERLGKHGISKNQLFSVVVGVPGCIDEYEAVVSAPNIGWGNYPFHSVLAGALHVPVSIMTRILGLRTNIGKPPEKRIRQLFL, encoded by the coding sequence ATGGCATCGTACATTGTAGGTGCTGACGTCGGAGACACAACAACGAAATTCGGACTGTTGACGAACAAGGGCGAATGTCGGGATCAACGGAAGATCCCTACGGACAAAGAAAATGGCGGCAACGGCTTTCCGCCCCAAATCATTGTTGGCATCGAAGAGCGTTTAGGGAAGCATGGAATCTCGAAAAATCAATTGTTCAGTGTAGTGGTCGGTGTTCCGGGGTGTATCGATGAGTACGAAGCGGTTGTATCAGCCCCTAATATTGGATGGGGAAATTATCCATTTCATTCCGTCCTCGCGGGTGCGCTTCATGTGCCTGTATCAATAATGACGCGAATCTTGGGGTTGCGGACGAACATTGGCAAACCGCCGGAAAAAAGGATACGTCAACTTTTTTTGTAA
- the rocF gene encoding arginase: MLGVPLDLGQNRRGVDMGPSAIRYAGLRERLEALGYDVCDHGDLTVPNRYGHESEDHLKHLHAVVETNRTLAKKMGDITTENAIPLVLGGDHSIAIGSLAGITRHYQNLGVIWYDAHGDLNTMETSPSGNIHGMPLAVSLGLGHKSLTAIAGQAPAIKPENIVIIGARALDDAEKALIQDYKIKVFTMHEVDRLGMSEVINQTNAYLSDCDGIHVSLDLDGLDPIDAPGVGTPVVGGLSYRESHLAMEMLEETGNVTSCEFVEVNPILDEKNKTAEAAVALIGSLFGEKIR; this comes from the coding sequence ATGTTGGGAGTGCCTTTGGATTTGGGGCAAAACCGTAGGGGTGTTGATATGGGGCCGAGCGCGATTCGCTATGCAGGGTTGCGCGAGCGTCTGGAAGCGCTCGGTTACGATGTCTGCGACCATGGGGACTTGACGGTTCCGAATCGCTATGGGCATGAATCCGAAGACCATTTGAAGCATTTGCACGCCGTTGTCGAGACGAATCGAACATTGGCGAAAAAAATGGGGGACATCACAACAGAAAATGCTATTCCGCTTGTGCTTGGCGGGGACCATAGCATTGCCATCGGAAGCCTCGCGGGAATCACTCGGCATTATCAAAATCTGGGTGTGATTTGGTACGATGCCCACGGAGATTTGAACACGATGGAAACTTCCCCTTCCGGAAATATTCACGGAATGCCATTGGCCGTTAGTTTAGGGCTTGGCCACAAATCCCTAACGGCCATTGCCGGACAGGCACCGGCGATTAAGCCCGAAAACATCGTGATTATCGGAGCGCGTGCATTGGATGATGCGGAAAAAGCGCTCATTCAAGACTACAAAATCAAGGTATTTACCATGCATGAAGTCGACCGTTTGGGGATGAGTGAAGTGATTAATCAGACAAACGCTTATTTGAGCGATTGTGACGGCATTCATGTAAGCTTGGATTTGGATGGCCTTGACCCCATTGATGCCCCTGGAGTGGGGACCCCGGTCGTCGGCGGTTTATCTTACAGGGAAAGCCATTTAGCCATGGAAATGTTGGAGGAAACGGGAAACGTGACCTCGTGCGAGTTTGTGGAGGTGAATCCGATCCTTGATGAAAAAAACAAAACGGCAGAAGCGGCTGTTGCACTTATTGGGTCATTATTTGGTGAAAAGATACGGTGA